In Planococcus sp. MB-3u-03, the DNA window CAATTGTTTAAAGTCGATAAGAAAGCCGGTGCTGTTCAATTGGTCGCCAGCAATCGTTATATTCAAATGATAGGTGTGGCCATGCATTTTTGCGCATTTGCCGGCTTCATCGGCAGGAATATAATGCGCAGCGGAAAAATGCATGTCTTTATTCAATTCAAAGCTATAGGGATGCGGGACGGAAGGGTAGAATTGCTGCATCAAGATTTCGCACCTGCCTTTTGGGCCAAATACGTCTGCAATCCTTCGTTTCGCAGCACACAAGACGGGCATGTGCCGCAGCCTGCTGCCGGAATGCCGTGGTAGCAGGTCAAGGTTTCAGTTTGCACGAAATCGAATGCGCCGAGCTGGTCGGACAATTCCCAGACGCCTGCCTTATCGAGCCACATGAGCGGCGTATGGATGACGAATTGCTTGTCCATCGATAAATTAAGGCTGACATTGAGCGAACGGATAAAGGTATCCCGGCAATCCGGATAACCGCTGAAATCCGTCTCGCTGACTCCGGTCACGAGGTGGCGCGCACCGAATGCATCAGCGTAAATCGCCGCAAAGGACAGGAACAATAGATTGCGCCCGGGAACGAAAGTGGAAGGCGGCCCATCCTTTTGTTCTTCGACTTCGATCGAATCACGCGTCAAGGCATTGGCGGATAATTGGTTGATAAGCCCCATATCGAGCACTTGAAGCGACACGCCGAGCGTCTCGGCAATGCGTTTTGCGTGGTCGATTTCCTGCGAGTGGCGCTGGCCGTAATCGAAAGTGACGGCGAGCACTTCGCTGAATTGTTCCAGCGCCCAAAATAGGCAAGTAGTGCTGTCCTGCCCGCCGCTGAAGACAACGACTGCTTTTTCATTTTTCATTTAAATACAGCTCCTTAGTTTTTTAGAGAGGGAGTTTGCGAACCTCTTTTATGAAACAGTTACCATAATAGCATAATTAGGCAAGTTCCTGTGCTTTTTCAGGTGTAGCAAAATGGTGTCAGGGTATACAGGTGGTAAAAGGGAGGAGTGGCTGCAGATGAAAGCTATAGTCATTGACCAGTACGGAGGAAAAGAGCAATTGAAGGAACGTGAGATGGAAACGCCAGCTATTTCAGCGCATCAAGTGTTGGTGGAAGTTCATGCAACTTCAGTCAACCCGATTGATTGGAAGCTGAGAGAAGGCTATTTGAAAGAAATGCTGCCATGGGAATTCCCGATCATTCTCGGATGGGATGTCGCAGGCGTCGTCAAGGAAGTCGGCGATGAGGTCAGGCATTATCATCCAGGCGACCGGGTTTTTGCGCGTCCTGACACAACGCGGCAAGGAACCTATGCAGAATTTGTCCCGGTAGATGAAAATCTACTGGCGCGCATGCCTGAAAGCATGAGCTTCGAGGAAGGCGCAGCGATTCCGTTGACGGGGCTTACCGCATGGCAATGCCTGGTGGAGATCGGCCATATCAAGAAAGGCGATAGAGTGCTTATCCATGCAGGGGCTGGCGGCGTCGGAAGCATGGCGATCCAAATCGCCAATAGCATCGGCTGCTATGTAGCGACGACCGCGAGCGATAAAAATGATGAACTCGTCACTTCTCTCGGCGCGAACCGCGTCATCGATTACCGTGAAGAGGATTTCTCCGAAGTGCTGGAGGATTTTGATTTTGTATTGGATACGATGGGCGGCGAAACGCTCGAAAAAAGTTACGGCGTATTGAAGCGTGGCGGCAGGCTTGTCAGCATAGCCGGACAGCCTGATGAGGAAAAAGCGGAGAAGCTCGGCATCCACGTCAGCAGTTTCTGGCTCGAGCCGAATGGCCAGCAATTGAAGAAATTGGGCGATTTGTTCGTCAGCGGGGAAGTGAAGCCGGAAGTCGGCCATATCTATCCGTTGACGGAAGAAGGCGTACGGGAAGCGCATGAATTAAGCGAATCCCATCACGCCAGAGGAAAAATCGTCATTAAAGTGAAGCAATAACACATATAAAAGCACGCGGCTTGGATGCCGCGTGCTTTTATATGTGTTATTCAGGTTTTCCGGAACGGTCTTCCGAATAATAATCGTCTGGTGCATCGCTTTGCGCTTCGTCTGTACGGACGACGAGTACGTCGCATTTAGCAGAGCGGACGATGTGTTCTGAAACACTGCCGATGAGGAAACGTTCGACTGCATTCAAACCGGTCGCGCCGCAGACGATCAAGTCGGCTTCGACTCTTTCGGCCAGTTCACGGGGAATCATTGTCTTAGGGGAACCGTAATCGACCACGATATTGACATTTTCAACACCGCCGGCTTCGGCTTCTTTTTTATAATCCCCGAGCAAGTCTTCAGCGAATTTCTGGGCACGGTCAGCAATCGAACGGTCGTATGCTTCGATTGCGGCGAACGAACGGGTATCGATCACGTTTACCAGATTCAGCGTCGCGTGGTTACGTGTTGCGATGCCGATGGACTTTTTGAAAGCCCATTCCGCTTCTTTCGACCCGTCGACGGCTACCATGATTTGATTATACTTTAATGTCATCTGTACATTCCTCCTTTGTCTATACTGTAACTTTCGAGGGATAGGCAAATTGTTCCTTCTTTAAGAATGAAATTTATCGATTTATTTTTCATTCACTATTTCGAAATATCTTTCCTTCTTCTGCCAAACGGGATTATGCCGCGTTTTGACGCATTAAAAATTATCTTTTGAAAAGGCAAATTAATGGAGCAATATCAAACAGAATCTGTTAGAATGGATGTGGTTTCAAATACTGATAGTTTGGTTCATTTTATTATTTCAGACACAATATAATGGAGGGTTTTGTAATGCGTATCGGGGTACCTACAGAAGTTAAGAACAATGAAAACCGTGTGGCAATGACGCCGGCGGGAGTAGTGAACTTGGCACTTTTCGGCCATGAAGTTTTCATCCAATCCGGTGCAGGGCTCGGATCGGGCTTTACGGATGCCGATTATGAAGCAGCTGGCGCAGTAATCGTCGCCGATGCTGACCAGGCGTGGGCGCAGGATATGGTCATGAAAGTAAAAGAGCCGGTAGCTAGCGAGTACAAGCATTTCCGTGAAGGCCAAGTGCTCTTCACTTACTTGCACCTGGCACCTGAAGTGGAATTGACGAATGCTTTACTCGCGTCGAAAGTGACGGGCGTAGCTTATGAAACGGTTCAACTTCCGAATAATTCCTTGCCGCTTCTTACGCCGATGAGCGAAGTGGCCGGCCGCATGTCGACACAGATCGGTGCTCAGTTCCTTGAGAAAATCCACGGTGGCGGGGGCATCCTTCTCGGCGGCATCCCTGGCGTTTCGCGCGGAAAAGTGACGATCGTCGGCGGTGGTGTAGCTGGAACGAACGCTGCAAAAGTGGCGATCGGCATGGGCGCTGATGTAACGATTCTTGACTTGAACCCAGAACGCTTGCGCCAATTGGACGATCTGTTCGGCAAAGATGTGCAAACATTGATTTCAAACCCGCTGAATATCGCCCAATCGGTTGAAAAATCGGATTTGGTCATCGGAGCTGTATTGATTCCGGGAGCGAAAGCACCGAAATTGATCACTGAAGACATGATCAAATCGATGAAGCCAGGTTCAGTCGTTGTCGATATCGCCATAGACCAAGGCGGCATCTTCGAAACGAGCGACCGCATCACCACTCACGATGCGCCGACTTATGTGAAGCATGATGTCGTTCATTACGCTGTTGCAAACATGCCGGGTGCAGTTCCACGCACATCGACGATCGGCTTGACGAATGTAACGGTCCCTTACGCAGTGCAAATCGCCAACAAAGGGCTCAAGCAAGCAGTCCTCGATAACGAAGCATTGAAAAAGGCGTCAACACGATGGACGGCTATGTAACGTATAAAGCCGTGGCCGATGATCAAGGCCTTGAATACAAATCAGTCGACGAACTGCTTCAATAACAATGGAAAGAGCTGTCCCAGGAAAATCCATCATACGGATTTTCGGGACAGCTCTTTTCGGTTGATGATCGTCAATTCTTTTCGGATATTT includes these proteins:
- the queC gene encoding 7-cyano-7-deazaguanine synthase QueC is translated as MKNEKAVVVFSGGQDSTTCLFWALEQFSEVLAVTFDYGQRHSQEIDHAKRIAETLGVSLQVLDMGLINQLSANALTRDSIEVEEQKDGPPSTFVPGRNLLFLSFAAIYADAFGARHLVTGVSETDFSGYPDCRDTFIRSLNVSLNLSMDKQFVIHTPLMWLDKAGVWELSDQLGAFDFVQTETLTCYHGIPAAGCGTCPSCVLRNEGLQTYLAQKAGAKS
- a CDS encoding NADP-dependent oxidoreductase → MKAIVIDQYGGKEQLKEREMETPAISAHQVLVEVHATSVNPIDWKLREGYLKEMLPWEFPIILGWDVAGVVKEVGDEVRHYHPGDRVFARPDTTRQGTYAEFVPVDENLLARMPESMSFEEGAAIPLTGLTAWQCLVEIGHIKKGDRVLIHAGAGGVGSMAIQIANSIGCYVATTASDKNDELVTSLGANRVIDYREEDFSEVLEDFDFVLDTMGGETLEKSYGVLKRGGRLVSIAGQPDEEKAEKLGIHVSSFWLEPNGQQLKKLGDLFVSGEVKPEVGHIYPLTEEGVREAHELSESHHARGKIVIKVKQ
- a CDS encoding universal stress protein, with the protein product MTLKYNQIMVAVDGSKEAEWAFKKSIGIATRNHATLNLVNVIDTRSFAAIEAYDRSIADRAQKFAEDLLGDYKKEAEAGGVENVNIVVDYGSPKTMIPRELAERVEADLIVCGATGLNAVERFLIGSVSEHIVRSAKCDVLVVRTDEAQSDAPDDYYSEDRSGKPE